TCTGTACTCCAGGAGTAAATGAAAATCCACCAATCTTTTCTCTAATTTGATTTATAAATATCATAACTGTATCAGATTTAGAAATACTTGATGTTAATTTTCTTAAAGCCTTAGACATTAATCTTGCTTGAAGCCCCATTTGTTGATCAGACATTTCTCCTTCAATTTCAGCTTTTGGTACAAGTGCTGCAACTGAATCAACTACAACAACATCTACTGCACCACTTCTTACTAAAGTATCTGCAATATCTAACGCTTGTTCACCAGTATCAGGTTGTGAAATTAAAAGTTCATCAACATCTACACCTAAAGCTTTTGCATAAACTGGATCAAGTGCATGTTCAGCATCAATAAATGCAGCAAGTCCACCATTTTTTTGTGCTTCTGCTATAATATGAAGTGCTATAGTTGTTTTCCCTGAAGATTCAGCTCCATAAATCTCTATTATTCTTCCTCTAGGTACTCCACCTATCCCCAATGCTAAATCAATGTTAATACTTCCTGTTGAAATAACTTTAACATCCATTTTTTTGTTTTCACCAAGTTTCATTATAGATCCTTCACCATACTCTTTAGTAATTTGATCTAATGCAACTTTTAACCCTTTTAATTTATCATCATTCATTGTAGCGTTTTCTTTTTTAGCCATGAGTTCCTCCCCTATTTTAATAAATTATTAATTAATTATATCATTTTTGTTTTTTAATGTCAATATCCTTGTTGCATTTTTATTACAGTAAGAATAAAAAAAAGTTTGGCAACTACCTATTTTCCCTATTACTAAGTATCTTCAG
The genomic region above belongs to Streptobacillus moniliformis DSM 12112 and contains:
- the recA gene encoding recombinase RecA; amino-acid sequence: MAKKENATMNDDKLKGLKVALDQITKEYGEGSIMKLGENKKMDVKVISTGSINIDLALGIGGVPRGRIIEIYGAESSGKTTIALHIIAEAQKNGGLAAFIDAEHALDPVYAKALGVDVDELLISQPDTGEQALDIADTLVRSGAVDVVVVDSVAALVPKAEIEGEMSDQQMGLQARLMSKALRKLTSSISKSDTVMIFINQIREKIGGFSFTPGVQTTTSGGRALKFFSSVRMEIKKALSIKQGDDVIGTETIAKITKNKVAPPHKEAKFAILYGKGISHITEVFDLALEFDICKKSGSWFSYGTEKLGQGKVNVENLLTTNIELFSKIEEEVMTKLKDPEFVRNKKK